The proteins below are encoded in one region of Coleofasciculaceae cyanobacterium:
- a CDS encoding methyltransferase domain-containing protein gives MSDRQAWDAGISSFWKNIYRCADRSSWYSSVADAYDRTRPRYPAKILARMQETAQLQPGKTVLEIGAGPGVASIELAKSGAKIVCLEPSSSACELARLKCAAYPNVEFIATTFEEWDIAELKFDAVVAATSFHWVAPEVRTAKAAAALKDNGLLILLWNTPPQTSYEVFQSLVEVYQNYAPNLAIYEEHQDSAKHLAKIGEEVINSGYLRNLTSEQLISRVTYSINDYLGLLSTLSPYISLESKQRHLLLAELKRVLELNYGNDLELSYLSLLQIAYKS, from the coding sequence ATGAGCGATCGCCAAGCCTGGGATGCAGGAATATCAAGCTTTTGGAAAAATATTTACCGTTGCGCAGATCGAAGTAGCTGGTATAGTTCCGTTGCCGATGCTTACGATCGCACCAGACCAAGATATCCTGCCAAAATTCTGGCTCGGATGCAAGAAACAGCTCAGTTACAGCCAGGTAAAACAGTTTTAGAAATCGGTGCGGGGCCAGGTGTTGCTAGTATTGAATTAGCTAAGTCAGGCGCGAAAATAGTCTGTCTTGAACCTAGTTCTTCTGCTTGTGAATTGGCTCGACTTAAATGCGCTGCTTATCCTAACGTTGAGTTTATCGCCACTACCTTTGAGGAATGGGACATAGCCGAACTAAAATTTGATGCAGTTGTTGCCGCCACCTCTTTTCATTGGGTAGCACCAGAGGTTAGGACTGCTAAAGCCGCAGCAGCCTTAAAAGATAACGGCTTATTAATTTTGCTGTGGAATACTCCGCCTCAAACTAGTTACGAGGTATTTCAAAGTCTGGTGGAGGTATATCAAAATTACGCGCCAAATTTAGCTATATACGAAGAACATCAAGACTCGGCGAAACATTTGGCAAAAATAGGTGAAGAGGTAATCAATTCTGGCTATTTGAGAAATTTAACTTCTGAACAATTAATTAGCAGGGTGACTTACTCGATCAATGATTATCTAGGTTTACTTAGTACACTCTCCCCATATATCAGCCTTGAATCGAAACAGCGGCATCTTTTGTTGGCTGAATTAAAACGCGTGCTGGAGCTTAATTACGGCAATGATTTAGAACTTTCCTATCTTTCTCTATTGCAAATAGCTTATAAAAGCTAA
- a CDS encoding transposase has product MERPYGICGQTIMTLNGKFGRKYTRLKNYNYAANGYYFVTICTFEKQGFFGNITHGKMQLSTVGKIAQQYWSEIPQHSKHTYLDEFIIMPNHVHGIIIIDNPDNSRRVVPWNDPPDVERDLSQTMSKLSPKSGTLSVIIRSYKSSVTRWCRQNGDIVFQWQSRFYENIIRDEKSLNNIRRYIINNPAKWTKDKNYVN; this is encoded by the coding sequence ATGGAACGTCCCTACGGTATTTGTGGACAAACTATCATGACCTTAAATGGAAAATTTGGTCGTAAATACACCAGATTAAAAAACTATAATTATGCTGCCAATGGATATTATTTTGTAACCATTTGCACCTTTGAAAAACAAGGTTTTTTCGGCAATATAACCCATGGCAAAATGCAATTATCCACTGTAGGAAAAATTGCCCAACAATATTGGTCGGAAATACCCCAACATTCAAAACATACGTATTTGGATGAATTTATAATTATGCCCAATCACGTCCACGGCATAATTATCATTGATAATCCAGATAATTCCCGGAGGGTCGTTCCATGGAACGACCCTCCTGATGTTGAACGGGATCTGTCACAAACAATGTCCAAATTATCGCCGAAATCAGGCACATTGAGCGTAATTATCCGTTCCTATAAATCATCAGTCACACGATGGTGTCGCCAAAATGGTGATATTGTTTTCCAATGGCAATCTAGATTTTACGAAAATATCATTCGGGATGAAAAATCCTTAAACAATATCCGTCGATACATTATTAATAATCCTGCAAAATGGACAAAAGATAAGAATTATGTAAATTAA
- a CDS encoding HlyD family efflux transporter periplasmic adaptor subunit — protein MKLSINRQSKRNSVLVTGLLALCLALIGFATYTVVKGSRSEVDIEALTVPVEKEDLNAEIEASGRIEPVKSVNVSPKEPARLVKLLVEQGDRVKAGQTLAIMENAELSTQTSQATADLKQNRASFAEGKATINAEVAQSQARLRQLEAKLDQVQNRIPRDIDQTKAQISAAESQLRLVQERIKRNKYLLQQGAITQDAFDEISNDYQNAQSSINELRQRLQQIQNTGGAEVEQIEAEINEARIALEQKQTTAPDEIAALEASLEKAEVSLEQAEIQYNDSIVQAPFDGIVTQRYAVEGSFVAPSTSGSSTASASATSILALAQGLEVVAKVTELDIGQLQPGQKVKIVADAYPDREFTGEITRIAPEAIIEENVTSFEVRIKLLTGQNLLRSKMNADVTFIGKQLSDSLVVPTVAIFTENGEQGVMIPDENNQPQFQPVKIGLYVGDQTQILEGIDANQKVFIDLPEESRRREEN, from the coding sequence ATGAAATTATCGATAAATCGTCAGTCCAAGCGTAATTCTGTCTTGGTTACAGGACTATTAGCATTATGTTTAGCTTTAATCGGGTTTGCTACCTATACAGTTGTCAAGGGATCGAGATCCGAAGTAGATATAGAAGCATTAACCGTACCAGTTGAAAAAGAAGATCTTAATGCCGAGATCGAAGCCAGCGGTAGGATAGAGCCAGTCAAAAGCGTTAACGTTAGTCCCAAAGAACCAGCGCGGTTAGTTAAGTTACTCGTGGAACAAGGCGATCGCGTAAAAGCAGGACAAACCTTAGCTATTATGGAAAATGCCGAACTGTCTACCCAAACCTCTCAGGCAACAGCAGATTTAAAACAAAACCGCGCCAGTTTTGCCGAAGGTAAAGCGACAATTAATGCTGAGGTTGCTCAGTCTCAGGCTAGATTAAGGCAATTAGAAGCTAAGTTAGATCAGGTTCAAAATAGAATTCCTAGGGACATCGATCAAACTAAAGCACAAATTAGCGCTGCTGAATCTCAGTTAAGATTGGTGCAGGAAAGAATTAAACGTAACAAATATCTGCTACAGCAGGGGGCAATTACGCAAGATGCCTTTGATGAAATTAGTAACGATTATCAAAACGCTCAGTCTAGTATCAATGAGCTACGTCAACGACTACAACAGATTCAAAACACTGGCGGCGCAGAAGTAGAACAAATTGAGGCAGAAATAAACGAGGCTAGAATTGCCCTAGAGCAAAAGCAGACAACTGCACCCGATGAGATTGCAGCGTTAGAAGCCTCATTAGAGAAAGCAGAAGTATCCCTGGAGCAAGCCGAAATTCAATATAACGATAGCATTGTCCAAGCTCCCTTCGATGGCATTGTGACTCAAAGATATGCTGTCGAAGGCTCTTTTGTGGCACCGAGTACTTCAGGTTCTAGCACCGCATCGGCTTCAGCTACTTCTATCTTGGCGTTGGCTCAAGGATTGGAAGTTGTTGCTAAAGTTACAGAATTAGATATCGGACAACTACAGCCAGGGCAAAAAGTAAAGATTGTTGCTGATGCTTATCCAGATCGTGAATTTACAGGAGAAATTACGCGGATTGCTCCTGAAGCAATTATTGAAGAGAACGTTACTTCTTTTGAGGTACGAATTAAATTGCTTACTGGTCAAAATCTATTACGCTCCAAGATGAACGCCGATGTTACCTTTATCGGCAAACAATTAAGCGATAGTTTAGTCGTTCCTACTGTGGCAATCTTTACGGAAAATGGTGAGCAGGGAGTGATGATACCCGATGAAAATAATCAACCACAGTTTCAGCCCGTCAAGATTGGCTTATATGTAGGCGATCAAACTCAAATCCTTGAAGGAATTGATGCTAATCAAAAAGTGTTTATCGATTTGCCAGAGGAAAGCAGAAGACGTGAAGAAAATTAA